Genomic DNA from Corynebacterium kroppenstedtii:
GTTTGATCGTCGCTAAGCGATCAGCATGGGTCGACTTCCCGGAGCGGAAACCAAATTTTTCTGCGACCGACGGGAAAGCCGGATCGTCTGAAAGGTCAAACCCGCCCTCGCGCACTCTCTTGCCGAACAGGTCTGCGGTACGGGCAACGTCGCGTCCCAGGAGGTCGAAAATAAAGCGCTCGAAGTTGGACGCACGAGAGATATCCATCGATGGGCTCGACGTCGCTAAGGTCTCGCGCGCGGACCTCACGCGGTAACTACCAATGCGGAAGAACTCATCTAAAACATCGTTCTCATTTGTTGCGACAATGAGTTGGTCGATGGGCAGACCCATGCTCCGCGCAATATGTCCGGCGCAGATGTCGCCGAAATTACCCGTGGGCACACAGAAGCTGACTTGGCTCTCATTCGTCTCTGTGGTGCGAATCCAACACGCCACATAGTAGACGACTTGCGCCATTAACCTAGCCCAGTTAATTGAATTGACGGCTCCGATATGGAATTCGGCTTTGAAATCAGCATCTGATGAAATTTCTTTCACCACATCCTGGCAATCGTCGAATACACCATCTAAAGCAATATTAAAGATGTTGGGATCATCCAAGCTAAACATTTGCGCTTGCTGGAATGGTGTCATCCTCCCGCGCGGGGTCAACATAAACACACGAATTCCGCGACGGCCACGCATCGCATATTCCGCCGACGAACCTGTATCCCCCGAGGTTGCACCCACAATATTTAAGGTGCTGGAGCGTCGAGACAATTCATATTCAAAGAGCTCACCCAGAAGCTGCATCGCCATGTCTTTAAACGCAGCGGTCGGGCCTTCAGACAAATGTCCGATGAAAAGGCCATCCTCCAACTCACTGACCGGCACAATATCCGGGTCCGCGAAGCGGGGGGCACGGTAAGCCCGCTGAGCCATCTGCTCAATATCATCGCGCGGAATATCATCGACAAAATAGGAAATAATCTCCGCAGCTAACGCTGGATATCCCTGGTCATGAAGAAGTGACCGGAATCGAGATAAGTCAGATGAACTCCACTGCGGGTAAGACTCGGGGACATAAAGACCCCCATCGGGTGCAAGACCGCGGAGCAGAATATCGGAAAACGCCACAGGCGACTGATGTGGATCACGGGTGGAGATGTACTTCACCCGATCCAGCCTAGCCGACTGTGGCGTTAAACAATGCCCCGATGTAGATTCATCAGGAAGTTACACGAAAATTAGCCAATTCCGTTACTAACCAATTCCCTTAAATCCGGAGGGACGAGGAATATTACGCAGGTTCGAGTTCGCGATGTTAATCATCTTGCCGACACCGCCGTCAAGTACAGTGCGGACAGCAGCCTTGGTAAAGCCGCTCACCTGCTCCAGGGAGATGTCCGGCGGAATCGACAGCGCGTTCGGATCGGTCTGGACATCAATCAACACCGGACCGGGGTGGGCCAGCGCCTCTTGAAGCGTCGAGCGGACGTCCTTCGGGTCTTCCACACGGTACGCCTTGATTCCTACCGCGCGAGCAATATCAGCGTAATTGAACTTCGCGTGATCAGTTCCGAAATCGGGGATACCCTGAACCATCATCTCGAGCTTGACCATGCCCAGCGTGGAGTTGTTGAAGACCACCATCTTGATGGGCAGTTGGTGAAGCTGCACCGTCAGCAGCTCACCCATCAGCATGGAGAGACCACCATCGCCGGACATCGAAATGACCTGGCGTTTACGATCGGCAGCCTGTGCGCCGATCGCCTGCGGCAAGGCATTCGCCATCGTTCCGTGGCGGTAAGACGCTAACAGCCGACGGTTGGGGCCGGCCATGATGTAGCGCGCATGCCACACATTGCACATACCGGTGTCGGCTGTGAAGATGGCGTCGTCGTCGGCCAGATCGTCTAGGTTGTACGCCAAGAATTCGGGGTGGATCGGCGTGTGCTTGGACACGTTCTTGGTGTATGCGGAGATAACGTGCTTCAGGTTCCGCTGCTGCTTCTTCAACATCGAATCGAGGAAGCTGCGGTCGGTCTTTTCTTCCAACAACGGGAGTAGCTCCGCCATGGTGGACTTCACATCACCAACGACTGGGTACTCGACGTGGGTACGTCGGCCAATATGAGCACCGTTGATGTCGATCTGCGCGGTGGGCGTCGTCGGCAAGAAGTCTGTATAAGGGAAGTCGGTACCGACCAAGATCAAAAGATCAGCGTTGTCGAATGCTGCAGTACATGCACCGTAACCGAGGAGGCCGGACATACCGACGTCGTATGGGTTGTCATAGTGCAAGACTTCCTTGCCGGCATAGGAGTGGCCGAGAGGGGACTTAATTTTCTCCGCAACGGCGAAGAGCTCATCCCGAGCACCGGCACAACCGATACCACCGAACATCGTCACCTTGTCAGCCTTATTAATTGCATCGGCAAGGTCACGGAGCTGCTTCCGGCTGGGGTGCACTTCCCCATTCTGAACCGAGAAGTTGCCTTCCAGCGACGGAGTCTCAACGGCCTCCTGCATGGAGATGTCACCGGGGAAAGACACCACGGACACACCGTGACCAGCCAACGTCGACTGGATAGCGGCGTGGATACAGCGGCCCGCCTGAGCAGCTGAGTTCACCAGTTCGCAGTACCCGGAGCATTCTTCAAAAAGCTTCTCGGGGTGCGTTTCTTGGAAGAAGCCGGAACCGATTTCTTTCGACGGAATCTGGCTAGCGAGGGCCAATACCTTCCCACCGTTGCGGTGAGCGTCATACAGCCCCTGAATCATGTGTGTATTACCCGGACCACACGATCCAGCACAAACGGAGAGTTCGCCGGTAACGACAGAGTGTGCTCCCGCAGCGAAAGCAGCAGACTCCTCGTTATAGCAGTGAACCCACTCAATTGAACTTTGCCGGATAGCGTCAACAATCGGGTTAAGACTGTCGCCCACCAAGCCGAACACTCTGCTAACACCCTGCTTTTCCAGAGCATCTACTAGCTGTTCTGCGACATTACGTGCCATTAATTACCTTCCTAAGGTTCTTAACACTTTTGAGGTACCACAAGCTTGAGGTCTCCACAGGTCACTATGGAGGATGTATCGAAAGATCAGCCCGGGTAAACCGTTCGCGATACCGTGTCTACTCCCCTTGCCACACAGAGAGCAACGCGCTTCATCGCGCATACACACTGCCGTTTATGATACATCAACTAACAAAGGTGCATTTTACCTATCTACCTGCGTTAATAACATTCAATTGAGACCTACCTAACATGGCCATCTTCAATGTGACTTTCACCGAGAGACATCACGCAGACCCTAGCCCAGACTTACACAGCGGGCGCCACCTACTACACCGTATGATGACACCATGTCCGATTCTTCCGCGATCTGGCTGAGCCCGCAGCAACAACACGTCTGGCGATCATTCTTACGGTTTCATGATGAACTCAACACGGTGATCGCCCGGCAATTACATAACGAGGGTGATCTGTCCCTGGCAGACTTTGAGGTCCTCGTCAATTTAAGCGAAGCCCCCGACGGAGAACTCCGTGTCACCCTCCTGGCCGACCGTATGCTGTGGGAGCGCAGCCGACTGTCACATCAAGTCAGCAGAATGCAGAAACGTGGTCTCGTTATCCGTAACGACGACCCCCATGACGGGCGTGCCTCTGTCGTTTCCGTCACCGATAAGGGCCGAAAGGCTATTGAGCACGTCGCGCCCGGTCACGTCGACACTGTGCGCAGAAACCTTTTCACACAATTAGAGGATGGCGACGTCGACTATCTCTCGACCGTTTTCGATCGGCTTCTTAACGCTATCCACACCAACAATCCCGACATACCGACGTGCGCATGCCCGCCAGCGGAGACCACACGAACTTAACCCTTGCGGGATAGCTCCCGGTCACGCAGTTGCTGTTCTGTCAACAATTCATACTTGTCGGGCACGCGGGATACGCGGACAGCCTTGAATGTCCACAGTTTGTTGACAACAAAGTTCACGGGCATGGCCACAACGATGCCAATCAAGTTGGCCCAATACAGTTGGTTTCGTAGCCCGGTGGAGCTGTCGAAAATTCGGGGTGAAAG
This window encodes:
- a CDS encoding pyruvate dehydrogenase, which translates into the protein MARNVAEQLVDALEKQGVSRVFGLVGDSLNPIVDAIRQSSIEWVHCYNEESAAFAAGAHSVVTGELSVCAGSCGPGNTHMIQGLYDAHRNGGKVLALASQIPSKEIGSGFFQETHPEKLFEECSGYCELVNSAAQAGRCIHAAIQSTLAGHGVSVVSFPGDISMQEAVETPSLEGNFSVQNGEVHPSRKQLRDLADAINKADKVTMFGGIGCAGARDELFAVAEKIKSPLGHSYAGKEVLHYDNPYDVGMSGLLGYGACTAAFDNADLLILVGTDFPYTDFLPTTPTAQIDINGAHIGRRTHVEYPVVGDVKSTMAELLPLLEEKTDRSFLDSMLKKQQRNLKHVISAYTKNVSKHTPIHPEFLAYNLDDLADDDAIFTADTGMCNVWHARYIMAGPNRRLLASYRHGTMANALPQAIGAQAADRKRQVISMSGDGGLSMLMGELLTVQLHQLPIKMVVFNNSTLGMVKLEMMVQGIPDFGTDHAKFNYADIARAVGIKAYRVEDPKDVRSTLQEALAHPGPVLIDVQTDPNALSIPPDISLEQVSGFTKAAVRTVLDGGVGKMINIANSNLRNIPRPSGFKGIG
- the thrC gene encoding threonine synthase, with the protein product MKYISTRDPHQSPVAFSDILLRGLAPDGGLYVPESYPQWSSSDLSRFRSLLHDQGYPALAAEIISYFVDDIPRDDIEQMAQRAYRAPRFADPDIVPVSELEDGLFIGHLSEGPTAAFKDMAMQLLGELFEYELSRRSSTLNIVGATSGDTGSSAEYAMRGRRGIRVFMLTPRGRMTPFQQAQMFSLDDPNIFNIALDGVFDDCQDVVKEISSDADFKAEFHIGAVNSINWARLMAQVVYYVACWIRTTETNESQVSFCVPTGNFGDICAGHIARSMGLPIDQLIVATNENDVLDEFFRIGSYRVRSARETLATSSPSMDISRASNFERFIFDLLGRDVARTADLFGKRVREGGFDLSDDPAFPSVAEKFGFRSGKSTHADRLATIKRVHDEYGVDIDPHTADGVTVAWQQREEVHTSIVCLETALPVKFADTMREALGEEPETPERFADIMQGGRHVADLPNDATAVKDFIRKSIAQSDVTS
- a CDS encoding MarR family winged helix-turn-helix transcriptional regulator, which translates into the protein MSDSSAIWLSPQQQHVWRSFLRFHDELNTVIARQLHNEGDLSLADFEVLVNLSEAPDGELRVTLLADRMLWERSRLSHQVSRMQKRGLVIRNDDPHDGRASVVSVTDKGRKAIEHVAPGHVDTVRRNLFTQLEDGDVDYLSTVFDRLLNAIHTNNPDIPTCACPPAETTRT